CGCAGCGGCAGATCGTCCACGTCGAAGAACGCGCGGCAGAAGTCGATCAGGCAGCCCTTCAGGTGGCCCATGTTGGTGGTCTCGTCGATGACCAGCCCCTCCACCTGATGGAACATCGGCGTGTGGGTCATGTCATAGTCGGAGCGGAAGGTCCGGCCGGGAATGATGACGCGGATCGGCGGCTTCTTCTTCAGCATGGTGCGGACCTGCACCGGGCTGGTGTGGGTGCGCAGCAGCATCTTCCGCCCGTCCGCCGCGTCGGGCAGATAGAAGGTGTCGTGCATGTCGCGCGCCGGATGGCCCACGGGGAAGTTCAGCGCCGTGAAATTGTGGAAATCGTCCTCGATGTCCGGGCCGTCGGCCACCGTGAAGCCCATCTCGGCGAAGATGGCGACGATCTCGTCGATGGTCTGGCTGATGGGGTGGATGCGGCCCTCGGTCTGGGGGCGCACCGGCAGCGTCACGTCGATGCGCTCGGCTTCCAGCTTCTTGGCCAGATATGCGGCGGCCAGATCGGCCTTGCGGGCGTCGAGTGCGGCGGCGATCTCGTCTTTGAGCGCGTTCAGCGCCTGGCCGCGGGCCTTCTTCTCCTCTGCGGAGAGGGCGCCCAGTTCCTTCATCAGGCCGGTGATGCGGCCCTTCTTGCCCAGAGCGGTGACGCGGATCTCGTCCAGCGCCGCCAGATCGGCGGCGGATGCCACCTGGGACAACAGTTCTTCTTTCAGCGCGTCCATTTTTTTCGCTCCGCGGGCCAGGGGCGTCAGCCCCTGGACCCCATCAGGAAAAATAAAAAGGGAGCCGGTCCCGTGCAGGACCGGCTCCCTTTTCTTGTCTGGCGCTTGAACCCGAAGGGGGATCAGGCGGCCTTGTTGGCGAGCGCGGCCTGGACCTTGTCGACCAGGGCCTTAAACGCCTCCGGCTCACGGGCGGCCAGATCCGACAGCACCTTGCGGTCCACGTCGATGCCGGCGATCTTCACGCCGTTCATGAAACGGGAGTAGGTCAGGCCGTACTGACGCACACCGGCGTTGATGCGCTGGATCCACAGGCCGCGGAACGCGCGCTTCTTGTTGCGGCGGTCGCGGTAGGCGTACCGAAGGGCCTTTTCGACCTTTTCGATCGCGATGCGGAAGTTCTTGGAGTTGCGGCCCCGGTAGCCCTTGGCGAGCTTCAGGATCTTGCGGTGACGGGCGTGGGTGGTGACGCCGCGCTTAACACGAGCCATGGTTCTGTTCCCTCAATACCAGTAAAGGCGCGCGCCGGATCAGGCGTTGCGCAGCCAGTTCTTCAGCACGATGCGCGCGTCGGCATCGCACAGGGTCATCATGCCGCGGGCGGACCGCTTCATGTCGGGGGACTTGTGCTCCAGGCAGTGGCGCTTGTTGGCCGCACCAGCGCGCACCTTGCCGCCGGCGGTGACCTTGAAGCGCTTCTTGGCGCCGCTCTTCGTCTTCAACTTGGGCATTTTCGGTCCTCAAGTCAGGGGTCTGTACGGGGCGGTTGGGCATGCCCCGGGCATTCGGCCCGGCCTCGCCGCCCGTGGAGCGCGGTTTATACGCGGTGGTTGCGATTTTCGCAAGGGCTTGTGGTTTTCGCACAGCGCCGATCAGGCAGACCGGACGCGCCGGGGTTCCGGCACCGGCAGGCCCTCGGCCTTGGGCGCGTCGGGGGTGGCGTGCGGCTTGGGCGGCTCGCCGACGATTGAGCGCAGGCTTTCGATGAAGCCGCGGCCCTTGTCGGTCAGCGTCACCACCTTGCGGCGGCGCTCGCGGGGGTCTTCCTGGGCCTGCACCAGATCGAACCCGGCCTTGCCGAACGAATGCCAGCGGCTGAGAGCCGCGACGTTGCGGGAGGCCGAGGATTGCGCAATGCCGAGACGTTCCGCCAGCTCGCCGATGGACATCCCTTCGTTCTGCGCGATCGTGATGAACGACAGCGCGTATTGGATGGGCAGATCGGGGTCGAGGGTGCGGAACGCCTCAAGCACGCGTGCAACGGTCAGCACCGCATCAGGGCGGGCGCGGGCCGGCATCAGAAAGCCCTCCGGGGACAAGCCGCGGCGGCGGCGCCCAACGGGCCGGCGTGTGAATGATGTTCAGGCGTCCGATCCATACGACGAACTCCCCGTTCTCCCGCCGGACGGCGACCGTGGTCCCACCCGGGCGTGCCCAACGGGCGTATTCAGCAAACAGACGATGACCGAACAGGTTCACATAGACACTCATAACACCCTCTCCCATACGACGATTCACCGGAACAGCCCGCGGTCTGGGGCGGGGCAAGGCGCCAATCGGCGGCCGGGCGTACCGCCGGCATGGCGGCTCGGTGGTTTCGGGTGGCGAAAGTGTGTTTCATGGTCTCGTCTCCTTGGATGAACAGGCCGGGCGGGGTGGCGGAAGGCCGCCGTCCGGTGGTTTTTCAGGTATCGCCCGTCAGCGGAACGCGGGCAAGCGGCAATAGACGCGGACGTCCGCCGGCACCCGGTTCTGCGGTGAATCGGCGGCGGGCGTTGCACCGAAGACATGATGGGCACCGGCACCATCCCCCATGCCGATATCCCGGCACAGATAGGGGCTCAGGCTTTCCACCGGGGCCACGGACCGGGGGGGCGGGCGCCCGTCCAGCCACCGCGCCTTCCACGCGGACCAGAACGACATGACACGACTCCTTGGACAAAAATACCGGGGGACAAAAATACTGGGTCCGCAATATATCCGATATCGGGATGTTTTCGTCAACGGCGAAGGCCGGCATAATGACACGGGCCAGCAACAGACGAATTGTGTTCGGGAATGGAATTGGGTATACAGGCCCTCTGTCGCGTGCGGGCGTGGCGGAATTGGTAGACGCAGCGGACTCAAAATCCGCCGTCCTCACGGATATGTCGGTTCGAGTCCGACCGCCCGCACCACCGCTTCCGGCGCACCGCCGATGACACAGCGTCTCTTTCCAGATCCTCCCCACACCGCCCCGGGCCTGAACGGGCCGTGGGACTATTGGCGCCCGGCGGACAGCCGCATCGTCGAATTGGGGACGGTGCGCGGCCTGGACGTGGCCCTGCCGGTTCATTTCCACGACGAGGACCAGGTGACGTTCGTCCTGTCGGGGCGGCGGCGCTTCGTCATCGGCGGCGAGCGGGCCGATGCCGGCCCCGGCCAGGGCGTGGTCATCCCGGCGCGCACCCCTCACCGCTCGCTGGCGGACACGGCGGAGGTGGTGTGCATCAACATGTACCTGCCGCCGGGGGGCTATGGCGCAGCGGAGGTGATTGCCGCCCTGGCCCGTCATTGGCGCCGCACGGGGGGCGTCGGCTGGGCCGATCTCATGCTCATCGCCGAAGATCACCGCTGCGTCACCGGGACCATCATGGAGCCGCCCCGCGGCGATCCAGGGGGTGAGCCGTGGGAAACGGTGGACCTCATGGCCCGGCGCGCCGGCATGACCCGCGAAGGCTTCACCCGCCGGTTCACGCGGCAGCACGGCGTGCCGCCGCATGCGTTCTCCCTGTTGGGAAGGCTGAACGAGGCCCGCCGGCTGCTGCGGGCGGGCGAACCCATCGCCGGGGTGGCCGCCGACACCGGCTTTACCGACCAGAGCCATCTGGGCCGCTGCTTCCGCCGCGCGTTCGGGGTGACGCCGGGGCGGTATCGGGCACGGTAGGTCACATCCGTACCAGACCGCCGCCGCCCCCGCCTGTTATCCCCTCCCCCACACACGCACCGTCCTGTGAGGGAGTTTTTCATCATGACAGCCGCCTTGTCCGTCCTTTCCTATCTGCTGGTGGTGGGGGCCGGGGCCAGCGTCGCCTTGCAGCAGGTGCTGAACGCCAACCTGCGCACCGCCCTGGGATCACCGTGGTGGGCGGGGTTCGTCAGCTATTTCGTCGGCATGCTGGCGATGCTGGCCGTCGCCCTGGCCGCCCCCGGCCCCCGCCTGTCGGAGGCGTTCGCCGGACCGGCGCCGTGGATGTCGTGGAGCGGCGGGCTGTTCGGCGCCCTGTTCATCGGCACCGCCATTTTGATGGTGCCGCGCCTGGGGGCGGCGACGGTGCTGGCCCTGATCGTGGTGGGACAGATGCTGGGGTCGCTGGCCTTCGACCATTTCGGCCTGTTCGGGCTGGTGCAGCAGCCGGTCAGCCTGCCCCGGCTGGCGGGGGCCGCATCCTTGATCCTGGGCGTGGTCCTGATCCGCCTGTAGCCGCGGGGAAGGGCCGGTCCCGGACCAGGCAAACGGCCCCAAAACAAAGTATCAGAGCCCCGTTCCGCAATGTTGCAGCGCGGGAAAGAAATGGATAACCTTTCGCAACGGCTCAAAATCAGCCGCCGCCGGGCCGGGGACTCAACCGTCCCTGATTTTCGTACCAGCGCCGTCTTGCGCGCCCGGACGGCCTCTTATCCCCCGTTTTACCGTCGTCCGGCCAAGACTGCGACATAAAGCCGCAGTCTCAGGTCATACGCCCCTGGCCCGATCATAATCCTTTGGAATCAATTCGAAACTTTAAAAGACAATTCGTCAGTATGCCCCGCCTTATGTTGCACTGTCTCAAAATGTTCGCACGAGCGATGCTGCGGCGCAGTTGGCGGGACCGGGTACCCTGTAATATGGTGGTGCTTGCCGCGGCGGGTGATCC
This DNA window, taken from Azospirillum fermentarium, encodes the following:
- the pheS gene encoding phenylalanine--tRNA ligase subunit alpha translates to MDALKEELLSQVASAADLAALDEIRVTALGKKGRITGLMKELGALSAEEKKARGQALNALKDEIAAALDARKADLAAAYLAKKLEAERIDVTLPVRPQTEGRIHPISQTIDEIVAIFAEMGFTVADGPDIEDDFHNFTALNFPVGHPARDMHDTFYLPDAADGRKMLLRTHTSPVQVRTMLKKKPPIRVIIPGRTFRSDYDMTHTPMFHQVEGLVIDETTNMGHLKGCLIDFCRAFFDVDDLPLRFRPSFFPFTEPSAEVDIGCSRKGGELKLGNFGDWLEILGCGMVHPNVLEACGVDSTRYQGFAFGMGIERIAMLKYGIPDLRTFFEADLRWLKHYGFVPLDVPSLAHGLTR
- a CDS encoding AraC family transcriptional regulator; the protein is MTQRLFPDPPHTAPGLNGPWDYWRPADSRIVELGTVRGLDVALPVHFHDEDQVTFVLSGRRRFVIGGERADAGPGQGVVIPARTPHRSLADTAEVVCINMYLPPGGYGAAEVIAALARHWRRTGGVGWADLMLIAEDHRCVTGTIMEPPRGDPGGEPWETVDLMARRAGMTREGFTRRFTRQHGVPPHAFSLLGRLNEARRLLRAGEPIAGVAADTGFTDQSHLGRCFRRAFGVTPGRYRAR
- a CDS encoding DMT family transporter, with amino-acid sequence MTAALSVLSYLLVVGAGASVALQQVLNANLRTALGSPWWAGFVSYFVGMLAMLAVALAAPGPRLSEAFAGPAPWMSWSGGLFGALFIGTAILMVPRLGAATVLALIVVGQMLGSLAFDHFGLFGLVQQPVSLPRLAGAASLILGVVLIRL
- the rpmI gene encoding 50S ribosomal protein L35, translated to MPKLKTKSGAKKRFKVTAGGKVRAGAANKRHCLEHKSPDMKRSARGMMTLCDADARIVLKNWLRNA
- a CDS encoding helix-turn-helix domain-containing protein; protein product: MLTVARVLEAFRTLDPDLPIQYALSFITIAQNEGMSIGELAERLGIAQSSASRNVAALSRWHSFGKAGFDLVQAQEDPRERRRKVVTLTDKGRGFIESLRSIVGEPPKPHATPDAPKAEGLPVPEPRRVRSA
- the rplT gene encoding 50S ribosomal protein L20, with protein sequence MARVKRGVTTHARHRKILKLAKGYRGRNSKNFRIAIEKVEKALRYAYRDRRNKKRAFRGLWIQRINAGVRQYGLTYSRFMNGVKIAGIDVDRKVLSDLAAREPEAFKALVDKVQAALANKAA